Within the Clostridium scatologenes genome, the region GTTCTTGATATTACTATTTGAGCACCTTTTGTAGTATTTTTAACTTCTACAATGTATAATTTTATTTTATCATTAAAATTATATTTTTCTCCAGGCATTTGTTCGTTTGGCCCAAGAACAGCTTCTGTCTTACCAAGATCTACAAGTACATTGTTTTTATCTTTTCTTATTACTGATCCTGTTATTATGTCATCTTCTTTTTCTATAAAATCATTATATACAATTCTTCTTTCTTCTTCTTTTATTCTTTGTATAACAACTTGCTTAGCGGCTTGAGCAGCTACTCTTCCAAATTTTTTAGGTGTAACTTCTATACTAACTACATCTTCTATATCGTAATTTGGATCTATACTTTTAGCTTCTTCTAAAGAAATTTCATTTATTTCATCAGCCACTTCATCAACTACAGTTTTCTGAGAATAAACATGAATTTCTCCATTTTCCCTATTCATTGTAACCTTAACATTTTGATTGTTTCCGCCTTGATTTACATAATTTTTTTTGTATGCAGCAACTAATGCATCCTCTATAGTCATAAATAATAAATCTTCACTAATTCCTTTTTCTTTCACTATTTCTTTTAAGGCTTCAATAAATTCCTGATTCATTTTTCAATTTAACCTCCTTAAAATTCACCTTTTAAATTAACTCTTGAAATTTTTTCCCTAGGAATAGATACTTCTTCATCTTCAACCTTTATATTTACCTCTTCATTATTAAAGTTTACTAATTGTCCTTCATATTTTTTCTTTCCATTTAATAATCCAGATATATTGACTACTACATCATTTCCAATATATTTTTGTAAATGTTCATCTGTATGTAGAATTCTCTCTATTCCTGGTGAAGAAACTTCTAAATAATACCCATCTTTAATAGGATCTTTTACATCTAACATATCACTAACTGCCCTACTTACTTTTTCGCAGTCCTGTAATGATATTGCTTCATCTTCTTTATCTATATATATTCTTAGATAGTTATCTTTTCCTTCTCTTACTAATTCTAAATAATATAAATCATAATTTAGTTCAGTTACTATTGGCTTTACTAAATTTGTAAGTTCATCTATTAAAACTTTTTTATTCATCACAATCCCTCCTTATCTGTATCTTCTGCAATTTTTCATAAAAAATGATTTTTTTGCTCTAATTTAAAAACGCAACTAACGCTGCGTTTTTTACAAATAGAAAGAGCGGGCTTGTAAACCCACTCTACAATTTCAATAAACTTCTGTAGATTCCCCAAATTCATTTTAACACACTGTTTTCGTTATTTCAAGAAAAAGTTAACAACTGGTATAAGCCCTCTACATACTTTCAATTTCTTTTAAGAGTTCATTTACTAAATCTTTCTCATTTACTTTTTTAATAATTTCACCTTTTTTAAATATAAGACCATCACCATTACCACCTGCTATACCTATATCCGCTTCTCTAGCTTCTCCTGGTCCATTAACCACACAACCCATTACAGCTACTTTGATATTTTTGTTACAACTGCCTAATCTTTGTTCAACTTCTTCCGCTATTTTTATTAAATCTATTCTAGTTCTTCCACATGTAGGACAAGAAATAAACTCTATTCCTTCATTTATATAACCTAAAGATCTTAATATTTCTCTTCCAACTCTAACTTCTTCAACTGGATTTCCTGTTAAAGATACTCTTATGGTATCTCCTATACCTTCTGACAAAAGAGTTCCTATTCCAACGCTAGATTTAATTGTTCCTCTCCAAATAGTTCCTGCTTCAGTAACTCCAAGATGCAGTGGATAATGTACTTTTCTTGATATCATCCTATAGCTTTCTATCATTTGAATTACATTTGAAGATTTTATAGATATAGCAATATCATCAAAATTTACGCTTTCCAAAATGTTAACATGTTCTAAAGCACTTTCTACTAAAGCTTCTGCACAAACCTTACCATATTTATTTAATATGTCTTTTTGAAGAGAACCTGAATTTACTCCTATTCTTATAGGTATATTTTTTTCCTTAGCTGCTTTAGCTACTTCCCTTACTCTATCTATACTTCCAATATTTCCAGGATTTATTCTAAGTGCTGATACTCCATTTTCTATAGATTTCAACGCTAATTTATAATCAAAATGTATATCTGATACTAAAGGGATATTTATATTTTTAACTATTTTCTTTATGGCCTCACCAGCTTCTACATCTGGCACAGCACATCTTATTATATCACACCCAGCTTCTTGAAGTTCTTTTATTTGTTTTACTGTTTGCTCTACATTCCTAGTATCTGTATTAGTCATAGACTGAACTGCAATTTTAGAATCTCCACCAATGAAGATATTTCCAACTTTAATTCTCTTAGTTTTTACTCTATCCATACGTTCATCTCCTACAAAAATTATAATGTAAAAACTTAAAATTGAGAATGAAGACACTCTCCATTCCCAATATAAAATTCTAATTTAAAGTACGTGTATATGTTAATTTGCGCTAAAACTTAATAGGATAAAGTATATCTTTTATAGTAACTAAAACCATTAACCCCATAAGTAATGCAAAGCCTACATAATTTATAACTCCAACTTTATTTTGATCTACTTTTTTCCCCGTAATCAACTCAAATAAGAATAAGAATATATATCCACCATCCAATGCTGGAATTGGTAAAAGATTAAATATTCCAAGCTGCACTGTTATATAGGCGCCAAAAGCAGCAAGAGTTAAAATTCCAGCTTTAGCAGCTGCTCCTGAAAGTTTTATTATAGTTACTGGTCCACCAAAATCATCTTTACTTACTTTTCCCTTAAAAGCCGATTTAATGAAAGAAAAAGTTTGTTTTATTAAAGAATTAGTTTCAATAAATCCATAAGAAATAGACTGACCTATAGTTGGTTTTTCAACTGCTGTAGGATAAACTCCAACCATAAATCTATTTTCCTTTGGATCTTTTACTGGTGTAACTTTTACACTTTTTGTTTCCCCATTACGTATATAACTTATATCCATAGGTTTTCCCGCTGAAGTGTATACTCCTGTTACAAAATCTTCCCACGTTAAAATTTTTGATCCATTAACTTTAACTATTTTATCTCCAGATTTTATTCCCATAACAGCTGCTGGTTGGTTTGGAACTACTTTATCAACTATTGGAGATAAATAACCTTTTCCTGCAGCTATAATAGCAAAAAGTACTATACCTAATATAAAATTCATTACTGGTCCTGCTAAAACAACGCTAAGCTTACGAAGTGGACTTTTATTATTAAATGCTCTAGGATCTGTAGATTCACCTTCATCTCCAAGCATTTTTACATATCCACCTATAGGAAGTATTCTAATCGAATACAATGTTTCTTTTCCATTTACTTTGAATATCTGTGGTCCCATGCCTATAGCAAATTCTTCCACCTTAATACCATTTAATTTGGCCAATGTAAAATGACCAAGCTCATGGATTAAAATCAAAATGCCAAAAGTTATAATGGCAGCTATAATATACAAACACACTCCTCCTTTTATAGATTACAATTATCTATAAATTATTTTTTATTTAATATACCCCTTACTACTAACATATTCTTTTACTTTAGAATCTATTTCTAGTATATCTTCCAAAACATAGTTTTCTTTTGATTCAAATTTATTCATACATTCTTCTAATACATTTCCTATATCCAAAAATCCAATTTTCTTATTTAAAAAAAGTTCTACTGCAGCTTCATTAGCAGCATTTAATATAGCTGACATTGTTCCACCTGCACTGCCTGCTTCGTATGCAAGTTTTAAAGGCTTAAAAGTATCTATATCAGGCTTTTCAAAGCTTAAACTCTTTAAATCATAAAAATTCAACTTTTTTATTACACATTGTTGACGTTTAGGATAATTTAAAGCATATTGTATTGGTAACTTCATATCTGCATTAGCTAATTGTGCTATAACACTTCCATCTACATACTCAACCATAGAATG harbors:
- the rseP gene encoding RIP metalloprotease RseP is translated as MYIIAAIITFGILILIHELGHFTLAKLNGIKVEEFAIGMGPQIFKVNGKETLYSIRILPIGGYVKMLGDEGESTDPRAFNNKSPLRKLSVVLAGPVMNFILGIVLFAIIAAGKGYLSPIVDKVVPNQPAAVMGIKSGDKIVKVNGSKILTWEDFVTGVYTSAGKPMDISYIRNGETKSVKVTPVKDPKENRFMVGVYPTAVEKPTIGQSISYGFIETNSLIKQTFSFIKSAFKGKVSKDDFGGPVTIIKLSGAAAKAGILTLAAFGAYITVQLGIFNLLPIPALDGGYIFLFLFELITGKKVDQNKVGVINYVGFALLMGLMVLVTIKDILYPIKF
- the nusA gene encoding transcription termination factor NusA, producing MNQEFIEALKEIVKEKGISEDLLFMTIEDALVAAYKKNYVNQGGNNQNVKVTMNRENGEIHVYSQKTVVDEVADEINEISLEEAKSIDPNYDIEDVVSIEVTPKKFGRVAAQAAKQVVIQRIKEEERRIVYNDFIEKEDDIITGSVIRKDKNNVLVDLGKTEAVLGPNEQMPGEKYNFNDKIKLYIVEVKNTTKGAQIVISRTHPGLVKRLFELEVPEIFDGTVEIKSIAREAGSRTKIAVNSNDENVDPMGACVGPKGIRVQNIVNELKNEKIDIIKWSKLPEEYIANALSPAKVIDVTLDEENKFAQIVVDDNQLSLAIGKEGQNVRLAAKLTGWKIDIKSKSQVEIVTEVETISEAEDISDEEGI
- the ispG gene encoding flavodoxin-dependent (E)-4-hydroxy-3-methylbut-2-enyl-diphosphate synthase → MDRVKTKRIKVGNIFIGGDSKIAVQSMTNTDTRNVEQTVKQIKELQEAGCDIIRCAVPDVEAGEAIKKIVKNINIPLVSDIHFDYKLALKSIENGVSALRINPGNIGSIDRVREVAKAAKEKNIPIRIGVNSGSLQKDILNKYGKVCAEALVESALEHVNILESVNFDDIAISIKSSNVIQMIESYRMISRKVHYPLHLGVTEAGTIWRGTIKSSVGIGTLLSEGIGDTIRVSLTGNPVEEVRVGREILRSLGYINEGIEFISCPTCGRTRIDLIKIAEEVEQRLGSCNKNIKVAVMGCVVNGPGEAREADIGIAGGNGDGLIFKKGEIIKKVNEKDLVNELLKEIESM
- the rimP gene encoding ribosome maturation factor RimP; its protein translation is MNKKVLIDELTNLVKPIVTELNYDLYYLELVREGKDNYLRIYIDKEDEAISLQDCEKVSRAVSDMLDVKDPIKDGYYLEVSSPGIERILHTDEHLQKYIGNDVVVNISGLLNGKKKYEGQLVNFNNEEVNIKVEDEEVSIPREKISRVNLKGEF